The following proteins come from a genomic window of Leguminivora glycinivorella isolate SPB_JAAS2020 chromosome 6, LegGlyc_1.1, whole genome shotgun sequence:
- the LOC125227113 gene encoding cyclin-Y-like protein 1, with protein MGNQNSCCCYRSPSPIRKDVVKLEDYLPEGEVSSNNIQHISEREPDDGDIDPSQDPIAKTIFMERSKASIENGITRKRSQHQIADNKLKKSSSCSTIYLDDSTVSQPNLKNTVKCVALAIYYHIKNRTSERRHDIFDEKLHPLSKEGVSDDYDKYNPEHKQIYKFVRTLFNAAQLTAECAIITLVYLERLLICAELDIAPSNWKRIVLGAILLASKVWDDQAVWNVDYCQILKDITVEDMNELERQFLEMLQFNINVPSSVYAKYYFDLRTLAEANDLAFPSEPLSKERAQKLEAMSRVMEDKISAEIAKNGIKKWSSLDNVNSGAGVRRSVAILS; from the coding sequence ATGGGTAACCAAAATAGTTGCTGTTGTTACCGGAGCCCTTCGCCGATCCGGAAGGACGTCGTGAAACTGGAAGACTACCTGCCCGAGGGCGAGGTCAGTTCTAATAATATCCAGCACATCAGCGAGCGCGAGCCTGATGACGGCGATATCGACCCTTCGCAAGATCCTATAGCAAAAACCATTTTCATGGAGAGGTCTAAGGCGTCTATAGAGAACGGCATCACCAGAAAGCGCAGCCAACATCAGATTGCAGACAACAAACTCAAAAAAAGCAGTTCTTGTTCTACTATCTATTTAGATGATAGTACTGTGTCACAACCTAATTTGAAGAATACTGTGAAGTGTGTCGCCTTGGCCATCTATTACCATATCAAGAATAGAACATCGGAACGAAGACACGACATTTTTGATGAAAAACTGCATCCATTGAGCAAGGAAGGGGTGAGTGATGACTATGATAAATATAATCCTGAGCACAAACAGATATATAAGTTTGTAAGAACTTTATTTAATGCTGCACAACTAACAGCAGAATGCGCCATCATCACACTCGTCTACTTGGAGCGCCTCCTCATCTGTGCTGAATTAGATATTGCACCATCCAACTGGAAAAGAATAGTTTTAGGAGCCATATTGTTGGCGAGTAAGGTGTGGGATGACCAGGCAGTCTGGAATGTAGATTACTGCCAAATTCTAAAAGACATAACAGTAGAAGATATGAATGAGTTGGAGAGACAGTTTCTTGAAATGCTGCAGTTCAATATCAATGTTCCATCTAGTGTGTATGCCAAATACTATTTTGATCTACGCACACTTGCGGAGGCAAATGACCTTGCTTTTCCCAGTGAACCACTGAGTAAGGAGAGAGCACAAAAATTAGAAGCAATGTCACGAGTCATGGAAGATAAAATATCTGCTGAAATTGCCAAGAATGGCATAAAGAAATGGTCAAGTTTAGACAATGTCAATTCAGGTGCTGGGGTAAGGAGAAGTGTGGCCATATTGTCTTAA